A stretch of Hydractinia symbiolongicarpus strain clone_291-10 chromosome 9, HSymV2.1, whole genome shotgun sequence DNA encodes these proteins:
- the LOC130657353 gene encoding putative leucine-rich repeat-containing protein DDB_G0290503 isoform X3 → MSSPTNSDDFLKSPLVIWIQSYLDAPITSNVDLSNGVLLNKVLTLIDPTVFSGLRLQNAGINDITSRAHNLAEILHSIKRFYLEKLQQIVVLKIPDILMLAKEPNNELSHSEMSTILLLILGCAIQCEKKEEFIEHIKELTVDVQRGLVASIQEITENSENVIPYRASELPELSQEDLVNLSESLYYQLQNVLEQRDDYVEAMLDLALVHETGEEMDVVEESPRFRPRNPLSPRTSFRSTNILQANRQRMQTIQSELDDRHALVAELKEELEQMKLQLDNIRLENKELVNEAGWAKSYRDELDIVKVQLENTTKIQNENTKLKEKVRDMEFYKKSYLEIKEQSDVLYESKLVLEEKVAGSNSKMSRFAHLEEENNRLYAQVKLLMEERQEDQNKIRDLVDEVAKLSIEKQESLSACSVMNAELDGLKMQKQDDGLNVPLLLEYNQSTSTDIMRLERENKHLSDLVENLRNTTIDTRLQELQNDNTNLSASIVDYKNMITKLTKALLTADGKTSKYKSLLSERNNNHELGMVIGSQKDNIKNLQGTLTKRSSELEQTNAELESLASELAVKGVVVDASVLKDALSNDEVLNSQYISGDKIAAVNGKKPSTIVSLEKQVKEAKACNVKLQEDLAMKLKDVTTLESKVKQVETYGKKVEEQLQQREKDIDELERRFENKKTENKTLSQNAVIHKDKISALEERVEHLMSSASEDTKKINKSLEQKLQRISELETKLFQVEEVAKDHQRTEEQLKKKLEQNEKLQKTVEHHEEEKRSLELQFEKAKSSCMKLEHCVKLKDERIASLESNVDKLSENANNKQSERIDLLMQSLNTRASDIAELENKVEELIRLNNKLKTSNRSKNDQVQKLEDRISELEGQLDGKNSQQVQDDRIKVLNKQLTEREGQIDELEVKLDEANNTSSKLYRTIQHRDEKILELEQKLQEVDELAHQHELLSQRLDDRSKKILDLEMQLDKFQNDNNKLTRTLAQKEEEYATATKSLGTLEASITDQSSLSKLIQLKDTKIQSLNGTLDEKDEEIFDLRERLSDCDRDLKKLTHTLKLREEKLAHMEKSFDKLKELEGKNAKLSSTIEQKDNKICNLENSLDQLNEFSRSNNRLKENLHAKDEKINTLEQRIDDLQEAVKMNERLNQQVKQKEERIVLLQERNLELSEVKVKRQMSIMRREKKIVNLETKLNEYASEKEEKESRIQDLQAKLEGTMSQLGLRTGDKDKKLFEMEQRVKELQETYRENQKLSRALTEKQEELATIKKQLEEFDVNNTKTLHQLVDKEENVRELQERLEETLALNNRLNHSVRKQEEKFKALECNLQQNEMNLEKLSVEVETKDRTIERNKERQEELQKQLLAKEQEIIDLDKQISTLQTGEVERNRLVLSIKEKESIITDLQEKVQAIPRNKNEEIIKALRQKETEVEALQKKTNDHASERHKTKLQLQEKDGVIADLERRIEELQLTVSGSDKLNNVVKEKNNQITLLRQSLDELQSHTAQVETRVEQLSSDQTKATHAINQKEERLRVLKSQLEEYVNKNHGLTNDLQMKVEELKSLKKSLVEMTARNKDLEEDINMLEKDLEELKKTGSLKNITNITEKIQLTKRARTELHIQRGPPKKLTQQAQKIEIKMSPNNYEDGHTRETIDKLQEGNDLLEKQKSQLTDQIKSLSSQNAALLSKNETLKSDYDLLKSDYEGIQQEMNEAREHFQELDVSATKIAHRCEVLVQLNATLEEENKALMDQVNKLLAQNQELLMTTLHSRDQYIDEERTFTDHIYELEREREKLSEKVFAAEKALQESGNKKKGVLWRGTRKILKKAGLAKKKDSNVSGTLSPEYDSNMFSDSSTSPTSTPSRPKFTSYDSVQPSSVRSPVGPIRGLLSRSRQDISQIDNSVVMRRPAALTYSGSSASDTANRHAAFNKTRPKSEFRPSFSGADYESPVSTRRQLHRPRSMENIRAQESVDTEDDCDIIPLDKKEQPLLDRKSSLPIERKDSTLSRVSQKRAVASNPNSTSSTPTSSRKSSGPNTPIQKVRVTQMTTAQVMKASPETVTVDYIARQALDFSPRSNRKQPRASTFTSTPVPRDQKSRNGDFVEPLVLSRNNSLRTGRRRSDQNRSFDSTDDSRSITSGGSLSHRSNEEVRRLNRSESFSPPASNAPFGTREQRSSFRRYEIEQMEPRVLPSTRGSDSDEETTAPPRPPRSSLVELTAQRFGERAAVKKYETGSIPSQDKTSDLKRTDSERKKNPSWYEYGSV, encoded by the exons ATGAGTTCACCCACAAATTCTGATGATTTTCTGAAGAGTCCTCTTGTAATATGG ATTCAATCTTATTTGGATGCTCCAATAACATCAAATGTAGATTTATCAAATGGCGTTCTACTTAACAAAGTTTTAACACTTAT TGACCCAACTGTATTCAGTGGTCTACGTCTCCAGAATGCTGGTATTAATGATATCACTTCGAGGGCACATAACCTAGCAGAAATTTTACATAGCATTAAAAGATTTTATTTG GAGAAACTTCAACAGATAGTTGTTTTGAAGATTCCAGATATTTTGATGCTAGCGAAAGAACCAAACAATG AATTAAGTCACTCTGAAATGAGTACGATCTTATTGTTGATTCTTGGTTGTGCAATACAG TGTGAAAAGAAAGAGGAATTCATTGAGCATATTAAAGAATTAACTGTTGATGTTCAACGTGGTTTAGTTGCATCTATCCAAGAG ATAACAGAAAATTCTGAAAATGTGATACCCTATCGTGCCAGTGAGTTACCAGAGCTTTCCCAAGA GGATCTTGTTAATCTCTCTGAAAGTTTGTATTATCAGTTGCAAAATGTTTTAGAACAAAGAGATGATTATGTTGag GCAATGCTGGATCTTGCTCTTGTTCATGAAACTGGGGAAGAGATGGATGTTGTTGAG GAGTCACCAAGATTTCGTCCCCGTAATCCACTAAGTCCCCGTACCAGTTTTAGATCAACTAATATCTTACAAGCTAATCGACAGAGAATGCAAACCATACAATCAGAACT AGACGACCGACATGCTTTAGTTGCAGAGCTGAAAGAAGAACTTGAACAGATGAAGTTACAGCTTGATAATATCAGATTGGAG AATAAAGAATTAGTGAATGAGGCTGGTTGGGCAAAGTCATACAGAGATGAACTTGATATTGTTAAAGTGCAG TTGGAAAACAccactaaaattcaaaatgaaaATACAAAGTTGAAAGAAAAAGTCAGAGATATGGAATTCTACAAGAAAAGTTACTTG GAAATAAAAGAACAGTCAGATGTACTTTATGAATCCAAACTTGTATTGGAAGAAAAAGTTGCTGGTTCTAATTCTAAAATGTCTCGATTTG CTCACCTAGAGGAAGAAAACAACAGATTATATGCTCAAGTAAAACTTCTAATGGAAGAGCGACAGGAAGATCAAAATAAAATACGTGATTTGGTGGATGAAGTGGCAAAACTAAGTATTGAAAAACAAGAGAG cttGTCTGCGTGTTCAGTTATGAATGCCGAATTAGATggattaaaaatgcaaaaacaagATGATg GCTTAAACGTGCCTTTGCTTTTGGAATATAATCAGTCTAC GTCAACAGACATCATGAGACTGGAACGAGAAAATAAACACTTATCAGACTTAGTTGAGAATTTACGAAATACCACAATTGATACTAGATTGCAAGAGTTGCAAAACGATAATACAAACCTTTCAGCCAGCATTGTTGATTATAAAAACATGATAACGAAATTAACTAAG GCTTTGTTAACTGCAGATGGAAAGACATCAAAATATAAA agTCTTCTTTCAGAGCGAAATAACAACCATGAGTTAGGGATGGTGATTGGATCACAGAAGGATAACATCAAAAATCTCCAGGGCACCCTTACGAAGCGTTCTTCTGAGTTAGAACAAACAAATGCCGAATTAGAAAGCTTAGCGAGTGAATTGGCTGTGAAAGGAGTAGTAGTGGATGCTTCTGTTTTAAAGGACGCACT ttCAAATGATGAAGTTTTAAATTCGCAATATATTTCTGGTGATAAAATAGCTGCTGTAAATGGAAAAAAACCTTCAACTATTGTCTCTCTGGAAAAGCA AGTAAAAGAAGCAAAAGCATGTAATGTAAAGTTGCAGGAAGATCTAGCAATGAAATTGAAAGATGTTACAACCTTAGAATCTAA GGTGAAACAGGTTGAAACATATGGAAAGAAGGTCGAGGAACAACTACAACAACGAGAGAAAGATATTGATGAGCTTGAGAGGAG gtttgaaaacaaaaaaactgaaaataagaCACTTTCACAAAATGCTGTCATTCATAAAGACAAAATTTCTGCTCTTGAAGAAAG ggtCGAACACCTAATGAGCTCAGCCAGCGAGGacaccaaaaaaataaataaatcactgGAACAAAAACTTCAAAGGATTAGTGAACTGGAAACAAA ACTCTTCCAAGTGGAAGAAGTTGCAAAAGATCATCAAAGGACTGAAgaacaattaaaaaagaaattggaACAAAATGAGAAACTGCAAAAAACTGTTGAACATCATGAAGAGGAAAAGAGATCTCTAGAACTACA atttgAAAAAGCGAAGAGTAGCTGTATGAAATTAGAACATTGTGTTAAATTGAAAGATGAAAGAATCGCTAGTCTCGAGTCAAA TGTGGATAAACTTAGTGAAAATGCTAACAACAAACAGAGTGAACGAATTGACTTGTTGATGCAATCTTTGAATACCAGAGCAAGTGATATTGCAGAACTGGAAAACAA AGTTGAGGAGCTGATTCGTCTCAACAATAAACTAAAAACATCAAACCGTTCGAAAAATGACCAGGTACAAAAACTAGAAGACAG aATATCTGAGCTGGAGGGACAACTTGATGGCAAAAATTCTCAACAGGTACAAGACGACCGCATCAAGGTATTAAATAAACAGTTAACTGAACGAGAAGGACAAATTGATGAGCTTGAAGTAAA GTTAGATGAGGCAAACAACACCTCAAGTAAATTGTATCGAACGATACAACACCGCGATGAGAAAATCTTGGAACTGGAACAAAA GCTTCAAGAAGTGGACGAGTTGGCACATCAACACGAGCTTTTATCACAAAGGCTGGATGATCGATCAAAAAAAATCTTAGATTTAGAGATGCA GCTTGACAAGTTCCAAAATGATAACAACAAGTTAACTCGAACGCTTGCTCAAAAAGAAGAGGAATATGCTACTGCTACAAAAAG CCTTGGTACATTAGAAGCTTCCATAACTGATCAAAGTAGCTTAAGTAAATTAATCCAGCTCAAAGATACGAAAATTCAATCGCTAAACGGTACCTTGGACGAAAAAGACGAGGAGATTTTTGACCTGAGAGAAAG GTTATCTGATTGTGACAGAGATTTGAAGAAATTAACACATACATTAAAACTACGAGAAGAAAAGCTGGCTCACATGGAGAAGAGTTTTGATAAATTGAAAGAGTTAGAAGGGAAAAATGCAAAATTGTCATCAACTATTGAGCAAAAAGACAATAAGATATGTAACCTTGAAAACAG TCTTGATCAATTAAATGAGTTTAGTCGTTCAAATAATCGGTTAAAAGAAAACCTTCATGCTAAAGATGAGAAAATTAACACTCTTGAGCAGAG GATCGATGATCTGCAAGAAGCTGTAAAAATGAATGAGCGGTTGAATCAACAAGTGAAACAGAAAGAAGAAcgaattgtcttgctacaagaAAG AAACCTGGAGCTCAGTGAAGTTAAAGTGAAAAGACAAATGAGTATAATGAGAAGAGAGAAGAAGATTGTTAATTTGGAAACAAA ACTAAATGAGTATGCTTCAGAAAAAGAGGAGAAAGAAAGCAGAATTCAAGATTTGCAAGCAAA ACTGGAAGGTACAATGTCTCAGCTTGGATTAAGGACTGGTGataaagacaaaaaattgtttgagatGGAACAAAG GGTAAAAGAACTGCAAGAAACGTACCGTGAAAATCAAAAGTTGTCTCGTGCGTTAACCGAAAAACAAGAAGAGTTAGCAACCATTAAGAAACAGTTAGAAGAGTTTGACGTGAACAACACTAAAACATTACACCAATTGGTTGACAAAGAGGAGAATGTGCGAGAATTGCAGGAACGGCTGGAGGAGACACTAGCTTTGAATAACCGTTTAAATCATAGCGTGAGAAAACAAGAAGAGAAGTTTAAAGCGCTGGAATGTAACTTGCAACAGAACGAAATGAATTTGGAGAAACTGTCTGTTGAAGTTGAAACGAAAGACCGTACCATAGAAAGGAACAAAGAAAG GCAAGAAGAACTGCAAAAACAACTTTTAGCCAAAGAACAAGAAATCATAGACTTGGATAAACA AATATCAACCTTGCAGACTGGAGAAGTTGAGAGAAATCGATTGGTACTTTCAATAAAAGAGAAAGAATCAATTATAACAGACTTACAAGAGAA GGTACAAGCTATTCCCAGAAACAAAAATGAAGAAATCATTAAAGCTCTTCGGCAAAAGGAAACTGAAGTGGAAGCATTACAGAAGAA aacaaaCGATCACGCTAGTGAAAGACATAAAACCAAATTACAACTGCAAGAAAAAGATGGAGTCATAGCTGATCTGGAAAGAAG AATTGAAGAGCTTCAACTCACTGTCTCTGGTAGTGACAAATTAAACAACGTAGTGAAAGAGAAGAACAATCAGATAACACTCCTGCGACAAAGTTTAGACGAACTGCAAAGCCATACTGCACAGGTTGAAACAAG AGTGGAACAGTTATCATCTGATCAAACGAAAGCCACGCATGCCATCAACCAAAAAGAGGAAAGGTTGCGTGTGCTGAAAAGTCAGTTGGAAGAGTATGTCAACAAAAACCATGGGTTGACTAACGATTTGCAGATGAAAGTCGAAGAATTAAAGTCCTTGAAGAAAAG TTTGGTGGAGATGACGGCGAGAAATAAGGATTTAGAAGAG GACATCAATATGTTGGAAAAGGATTTGGAGGAATTAAAGAAAACTGGAAgcttaaaaaatataacaaatattacAGAAAAGATACAATTAACTAAAAGAGCTAg GACTGAGCTTCACATTCAGCGTGGACCACCTAAGAAGCTTACTCAACAAgcacaaaaaattgaaataaagat GTCTCCAAATAATTACGAAGATGGTCACACCCGAGAAACAATAGACAAGTTACAGGAAGGAAATGATTTGCTGGAGAAACAG AAATCTCAACTTACAGATCAGATAAAGAGTTTGTCTTCTCAGAATGCTGCACTGCTAAGCAAGAACGAGACATTAAAGAGTGATTACGACCTTCTCAAAAGTGACTATGAAGGGATACAACAAGAAATGAACGAGGCAAGAGAGCATTTCCAAGAACTCGATGTTTCGGCTACAAAAATAGCTCACAGATGCGAG gTGTTAGTTCAACTAAACGCCACACTGGAGGAAGAAAACAAGGCGCTTATGGATCAAGTCAACAAATTGTTAGCGCAG AATCAAGAGTTGCTAATGACAACACTCCATTCACGGGACCAATACATAGATGAAGAAAGAACGTTCAC TGATCACATTTACGAGCTGGAACGTGAGAGAGAGAAACTTTCTGAAAAAGTGTTTGCCGCTGAGAAAGCTTTACAGGAGTCTGGTAACAAAAA GAAGGGTGTGTTATGGAGAGGAACaagaaaaatcttgaaaaaagcAGGCTTAGCTAAG AAAAAAGATAGCAATGTGTCTGGAACTTTATCTCCGGAGTATGACAGCAATATGTTCTCCGATTCAAGTACGAGTCCTACTTCCACACCAAGTAGACCAAAATTCACCTCGTATGATTCTGTGCAACCGTCGTCGGTGCGAAGCCCTGTAGGTCCTATTCGCGGTTTGTTATCTCGCAGTCGTCAAGATATCTCGCAAATCGATAACAGTGTGGTGATGAGGAGACCGGCTGCTCTAACATACAGTGGATCTTCTGCTAGTGACACTGCAAATCGACACGCTGCTTTCAACAAGACTAGACCAAAATCTGAGTTCCGTCCCTCGTTCTCAGGTGCTGATTACGAGAGTCCAGTTTCAACTCGCCGTCAGCTACATCGTCCGCGCAGCATGGAGAATATTAGAGCACAAGAGTCAGTGGATACTGAAGATGATTGTGACATCATTCCACTGGATAAAAAAGAGCAACCATTACTGGATAGAAAGAGTAGTTTGCCAATTGAGAGAAAGGATAGTACACTGTCTAGAG TTTCTCAAAAGCGAGCGGTGGCAAGTAACCCCAACAGTACCTCTTCTACGCCAACTAGTTCGCGCAAATCGAGTGGACCGAACACACCCATACAAAAAGTTCGAGTGACTCAAATGACAACTGCACAGGTGATGAAAGCCTCGCCAGAGACCGTTACAGTG GATTATATTGCTCGTCAAGCGTTGGATTTCTCACCTCGTTCCAATCGAAAacaaccacgtgcttccactttTACGTCCACACCTGTTCCGCGTGATCAAAAATCTCGTAACGGCGATTTTGTAGAGCCTTTGGTGCTCAGCAGAAATAACAGCTTACGTACAGGACGAAGAAGATCCGATCAGAATAGGTCGTTTGATTCTACTGATGATAGTAGAAGCATCACCTCCGGAGGCTCATTGTCCCACCGCTCGAATGAGGAAGTACGTCGGCTTAATCGATCGGAGAGCTTTTCGCCACCAGCTTCAAATGCCCCGTTCGGGACTCGGGAACAAAGATCGTCTTTTAGGAGGTATGAAATTGAGCAGATGGAGCCTAGAGTTCTCCCGAGTACTCGTGGTTCAGATAGCGATGAAGAAACAACGGCTCCACCTCGACCACCAAGGTCTAGTTTGGTGGAGCTTACTGCGCAGCGGTTCGGTGAACGCGCTGCAGTGAAAAAATATGAAACGGGTAGTATTCCATCGCAAGACAAAACAAGTGATTTGAAAAGAACAGATTCAGAGAGGAAGAAAAATCCAAGTTGGTATGAATACGGAAGtgtgtaa